One genomic window of Psychrobacter cibarius includes the following:
- the rsmI gene encoding 16S rRNA (cytidine(1402)-2'-O)-methyltransferase gives MSSPTAMPACLYIVATPIGNMSDMTPHAIDVLKQVAIIACEDTRTSGKLLSHFGIDTKGSKADDEKESEAPNTKNNTDNNVTDADTVTKQKGHNKLWAYHEHNSAIQTPKIIEMIEQGHSVALISDAGTPLISDPGYQLVQAAHAAGVRVSPIIGASAAIAALSVAGLPSDRFSFIGFLPAKTHGRQKQLTALNTRTETLIFYEAPHRIIASLEDMAAVFGADREVTFCRELTKTFETVHKSTLGDLVEFVKADDNQQRGEIVVVVAGVNVAQDADDISIHDKLLQRLLEDLSVKKAAALGADITGVKKNALYQRLLELQAE, from the coding sequence ATGTCTAGCCCTACCGCGATGCCAGCTTGTCTATATATCGTTGCCACGCCGATTGGCAATATGAGCGATATGACGCCGCATGCCATTGACGTTTTAAAGCAAGTCGCCATCATTGCCTGTGAAGACACCCGTACTTCAGGTAAGCTATTGTCGCATTTTGGCATTGATACCAAAGGCAGTAAAGCCGACGACGAAAAAGAGTCAGAAGCTCCCAACACTAAAAATAATACCGATAATAACGTGACAGACGCTGATACCGTGACCAAGCAAAAAGGTCATAACAAGCTTTGGGCATATCATGAGCACAATAGTGCCATTCAAACACCCAAAATTATCGAGATGATCGAGCAAGGTCATTCGGTTGCTTTGATTAGTGATGCCGGTACGCCACTCATAAGTGACCCAGGTTATCAACTGGTACAGGCCGCTCATGCCGCAGGCGTTAGAGTCTCTCCTATCATTGGTGCCTCTGCTGCCATTGCTGCACTGTCAGTCGCAGGATTGCCCTCAGACCGCTTTAGCTTTATTGGGTTTTTACCCGCCAAAACCCACGGTCGCCAAAAACAGCTTACCGCTCTAAACACACGTACTGAAACGCTGATATTTTATGAAGCACCGCACCGTATTATCGCCAGTTTAGAAGACATGGCGGCGGTATTTGGCGCAGATCGTGAAGTGACGTTTTGCCGTGAATTGACTAAGACCTTTGAAACTGTCCATAAAAGCACCCTTGGGGATTTGGTGGAATTTGTCAAAGCTGATGACAATCAACAGCGCGGTGAGATAGTCGTGGTCGTCGCTGGCGTGAATGTGGCGCAGGATGCGGATGACATCAGTATTCATGATAAATTATTGCAGCGCTTGCTTGAGGACTTATCGGTTAAAAAAGCCGCTGCATTGGGCGCTGATATCACTGGCGTCAAAAAGAATGCGCTATATCAGCGCTTACTTGAGCTACAAGCTGAATAA
- a CDS encoding adenosine kinase, with product MYNVMAIGNALVDHEYVLSDAALEETDLTKGNMTLAGIDEQQQLLAYFKLAEIAPSKQAGGGSAANTMYTFASLGGKPFYACRVGDDQQGEFYLKDLHEAGVATSEKSIHAGGVTGSCVVAVTEDGERTMQTYLGTSSEITAENVDFDALTQADWLYIEGYLAMTESIQAAMTQLRQQAGIHSAKIAVSFADPAVVKFAKDGLLNMLGNKVAVIFCNSEEAKLFTDKKQVKAAARALLEYCQTAVVTDGANGATIAHKADDKSEIEIYEVATPIVTNVIDTNGAGDNYAGAFLYALSQHYSLPECGRLASVVAAQVIQQFGPRLASQDYRDIAKRVLSA from the coding sequence ATGTACAATGTAATGGCGATAGGCAACGCATTGGTTGACCATGAATATGTATTGTCAGATGCGGCGCTAGAAGAGACTGATTTGACCAAAGGCAATATGACGCTGGCAGGTATCGACGAGCAACAGCAATTATTGGCGTATTTTAAACTGGCAGAAATTGCACCATCAAAGCAGGCTGGTGGTGGCTCAGCGGCTAATACGATGTATACCTTTGCCAGTTTAGGCGGCAAGCCATTTTATGCGTGCCGCGTCGGTGACGATCAACAAGGCGAGTTTTATCTCAAAGACTTACATGAAGCAGGTGTTGCAACTTCAGAGAAATCTATCCATGCAGGCGGAGTAACGGGTTCATGTGTGGTCGCAGTGACCGAAGATGGCGAGCGTACCATGCAAACTTATCTCGGCACTTCAAGCGAAATCACCGCAGAAAATGTCGATTTTGACGCGCTGACACAAGCTGACTGGTTATATATAGAAGGCTACTTGGCCATGACTGAGAGTATTCAGGCTGCCATGACTCAGTTGCGTCAACAAGCAGGGATTCATTCTGCAAAAATTGCCGTAAGTTTTGCTGATCCTGCCGTGGTGAAGTTTGCCAAAGACGGTTTACTCAATATGCTGGGCAATAAAGTGGCAGTGATATTCTGTAATAGTGAGGAAGCCAAGCTCTTTACAGACAAAAAACAAGTCAAGGCAGCCGCACGCGCACTGCTTGAGTACTGCCAAACGGCAGTGGTCACTGATGGTGCCAATGGTGCAACGATCGCCCATAAAGCTGATGATAAATCAGAAATTGAGATTTATGAAGTTGCTACACCAATCGTTACTAATGTCATTGATACCAACGGTGCCGGTGATAATTACGCAGGAGCATTTTTATACGCGTTGTCGCAGCACTATAGCTTGCCTGAATGTGGTCGTCTTGCCAGCGTAGTGGCGGCGCAGGTGATTCAACAGTTTGGACCACGGTTAGCCTCACAAGATTATAGAGATATTGCAAAGCGTGTACTATCTGCTTAG